One Bradyrhizobium sp. CCGB12 genomic window carries:
- a CDS encoding (2Fe-2S)-binding protein — protein sequence MPTLTINGRSMSVDAANDTPLLWAIREQLQMTGTKFGCGAGLCGACTVHVNGEAVRSCQTMVGDVAGKKITTIEGLSAKGDHPLQKAWIAEQVPQCGYCQSGQIMQAASLLSKNPNPTKDEVVAHMDGNLCRCMTYSRIQKAIMRAATEMRTASASGNERRPT from the coding sequence ATGCCAACACTCACCATCAACGGGCGGAGTATGTCCGTGGATGCGGCGAACGACACGCCGCTTCTCTGGGCCATCCGCGAGCAGTTGCAGATGACCGGCACCAAGTTCGGCTGCGGTGCCGGGCTGTGCGGTGCCTGCACCGTGCATGTCAACGGCGAAGCCGTGCGCTCGTGCCAGACCATGGTCGGCGACGTCGCCGGCAAGAAGATCACCACCATCGAAGGGCTCTCCGCCAAGGGCGACCATCCCCTGCAGAAGGCGTGGATCGCCGAGCAGGTGCCGCAATGCGGCTACTGCCAGTCGGGGCAGATCATGCAGGCGGCCTCGCTGCTGTCGAAGAATCCCAATCCGACCAAGGACGAAGTGGTCGCGCACATGGACGGCAATCTGTGCCGTTGCATGACCTATTCGCGGATCCAGAAGGCGATCATGCGCGCGGCCACCGAGATGCGCACCGCGTCCGCCTCCGGCAACGAACGGAGGCCCACATGA
- a CDS encoding alpha/beta fold hydrolase: MPKINRDGVNIYYEVHGNGPPLLLTHGYSSTSAMWHGQVEALAQEHKLILWDMRGHGQSDYPDDPKAYSEALTVGDMAAILDAVGAERAIIGGLSLGGYMSLAFYRAFPQRARALLIVDTGPGFKKDDAREAWNERALATADRLDREGLDVLKSATRERATASHRSARGLALAARGMLTQRDARVIELLPDIKVPSLIVVGADDTPFLAASDYMAAKIPGAQKVVIPAAGHAVNIDQPKAFVDAVTPFLKNLPS, encoded by the coding sequence ATGCCGAAAATCAATCGCGACGGCGTCAACATCTACTACGAGGTCCACGGCAACGGACCGCCATTGCTGCTCACCCACGGCTACTCCTCGACCTCGGCGATGTGGCATGGACAGGTCGAGGCGCTTGCGCAGGAGCACAAGCTGATCCTGTGGGACATGCGCGGCCATGGCCAGTCCGATTATCCTGACGATCCCAAGGCCTATAGCGAAGCGCTGACCGTCGGCGACATGGCGGCGATCCTCGATGCGGTCGGCGCAGAGCGCGCGATCATCGGCGGGCTCTCGCTCGGCGGTTACATGTCGCTTGCGTTCTATCGCGCTTTCCCGCAACGCGCCCGCGCGCTGCTGATTGTCGATACCGGTCCCGGCTTCAAGAAGGACGACGCGCGCGAGGCCTGGAACGAGCGTGCGCTGGCCACCGCCGACAGGCTCGACCGCGAAGGCCTCGACGTCTTGAAATCAGCGACGCGCGAGCGCGCCACGGCCAGCCATCGCAGCGCCAGGGGACTGGCGCTGGCGGCACGCGGCATGCTGACCCAGCGCGATGCGCGCGTGATCGAGCTATTGCCCGACATCAAGGTACCCAGCCTGATCGTGGTCGGTGCCGACGACACGCCGTTCCTTGCGGCGTCCGACTACATGGCCGCAAAGATCCCCGGCGCACAAAAGGTCGTGATCCCCGCGGCCGGACACGCCGTCAACATCGATCAGCCCAAGGCTTTTGTTGACGCGGTCACGCCTTTCCTGAAGAACTTGCCGAGCTAG
- a CDS encoding dienelactone hydrolase family protein, translating into MGQDIKLTASDNFQLGAYRAEPGGSPKGAVVVIQEIFGVNHHIRSVCDRLAKEGYVAIAPSIFDRTSPNFQSGYTPDEIAEARKFVANPDWAAMLRDTQAAIDAVKSVGPVGIIGFCLGGSVAFVAATRLSGLKAAIGNYGGAVVRFADETPKVPTQLHFGEKDAGIPLTDVETIKAKRPDVEVFVYPGAQHGFHCDERASYDKASADIAWPRSMEFFAKHLTK; encoded by the coding sequence GTGGGACAGGACATCAAACTGACGGCCTCCGACAATTTCCAGCTGGGCGCCTATCGCGCCGAACCGGGTGGGAGCCCCAAGGGCGCGGTGGTGGTGATCCAGGAGATCTTTGGGGTCAATCACCACATCCGCTCGGTCTGCGACCGCCTCGCCAAGGAGGGCTATGTCGCGATCGCGCCGTCGATCTTCGACCGGACGTCGCCGAACTTCCAGTCGGGCTATACGCCCGACGAGATCGCCGAGGCGCGCAAATTCGTCGCCAACCCGGATTGGGCCGCGATGCTGCGCGACACCCAGGCGGCAATCGATGCGGTGAAGAGCGTTGGCCCCGTCGGCATCATCGGGTTCTGCCTCGGCGGCAGCGTCGCCTTCGTTGCGGCGACGCGGCTGTCGGGCCTGAAGGCCGCGATCGGCAATTACGGCGGCGCCGTGGTGCGCTTCGCCGACGAGACGCCGAAGGTGCCGACGCAGCTGCATTTCGGCGAGAAGGACGCCGGCATTCCCCTGACCGACGTCGAGACCATCAAGGCCAAGCGGCCCGATGTTGAGGTCTTCGTCTATCCGGGCGCGCAGCACGGCTTCCATTGCGACGAGCGGGCGAGCTACGACAAGGCCAGCGCCGACATCGCCTGGCCGCGCAGCATGGAATTTTTCGCCAAGCATTTGACGAAGTAG
- a CDS encoding polysaccharide biosynthesis/export family protein, producing the protein MPVARAFRWSISATLLAASAALALGGCMQTAGPVAMVQPRADLDSMAYGQPYSAPQPVVVADGGGAIGALRNSFASAPAPMPVGYAAPMAPVRYDASYHLDAGDKLRVVVYGQEGLTNSYSIDAGGSITMPLIGAVPARGRTTAGLAGEIGARLRNGYIREPSVAVEIEAYRPFFILGEVLAPGQYPYVPNMTVESAVAIAGGFSPRAKRDVVTVTHTENGGAMRAVVPLGTPLAPGDTVFVGERWF; encoded by the coding sequence GTGCCGGTTGCACGCGCGTTTCGATGGTCGATCTCGGCAACGTTGTTGGCAGCGTCCGCCGCGCTTGCCCTTGGCGGCTGCATGCAGACCGCCGGCCCGGTCGCGATGGTGCAGCCGCGCGCCGATCTCGACTCGATGGCCTACGGCCAGCCCTACAGCGCGCCGCAGCCGGTTGTCGTTGCCGATGGTGGCGGCGCCATCGGCGCGCTGCGCAACTCCTTTGCCTCTGCGCCCGCGCCCATGCCGGTCGGCTATGCCGCGCCGATGGCGCCGGTGCGCTATGACGCTTCCTACCATCTCGATGCCGGCGACAAGCTTCGTGTCGTGGTCTACGGCCAGGAAGGTCTCACCAACAGTTATTCGATCGACGCCGGCGGCTCCATCACCATGCCGCTGATCGGCGCGGTGCCGGCGCGCGGCCGCACCACGGCGGGCCTCGCCGGCGAGATCGGCGCACGCCTGCGCAACGGCTACATCCGCGAGCCTTCGGTCGCGGTGGAGATCGAAGCCTATCGTCCGTTCTTCATCCTCGGCGAGGTCCTCGCGCCCGGCCAATATCCCTACGTGCCGAACATGACGGTCGAGAGCGCGGTCGCGATCGCCGGCGGCTTCTCGCCGCGCGCCAAGCGCGACGTCGTCACCGTCACGCACACCGAGAATGGCGGTGCCATGCGTGCCGTCGTGCCGCTCGGCACGCCGCTCGCCCCGGGCGACACCGTGTTCGTCGGCGAGCGCTGGTTCTAG
- the msrA gene encoding peptide-methionine (S)-S-oxide reductase MsrA, whose amino-acid sequence MLFMRKTTALPSATEALPGRAQAIPTASIHFVNGSKLKPPYPAGLEQAVFGLGCFWGAERKFWELGDGIYTTAVGYAGGHTPNPTYEEVCSGRTAHTEVVLVVFDPNRISYERLLKTFWESHNPTQGMRQGNDVGTQYRSAIYTFSDAQKKAAEESKALYQKALAAKRLGAITTEIAPAGEFYFAEDYHQQYLAKNPAGYCGLGGTGVSCPIGVGVSV is encoded by the coding sequence ATGCTGTTCATGCGCAAGACCACCGCATTGCCGAGCGCAACTGAGGCGCTGCCGGGCCGTGCGCAGGCCATTCCGACCGCGAGCATCCATTTCGTCAACGGCAGCAAGTTGAAGCCGCCTTATCCCGCTGGCCTTGAACAGGCCGTGTTCGGCCTCGGCTGCTTCTGGGGCGCCGAGCGGAAGTTCTGGGAGCTCGGTGACGGCATCTATACGACCGCCGTCGGCTATGCCGGCGGTCACACGCCGAACCCGACCTATGAAGAGGTCTGCTCGGGCCGCACCGCCCACACCGAAGTGGTGCTGGTCGTGTTCGATCCGAACAGGATCTCCTACGAGAGGCTCTTGAAGACGTTCTGGGAGAGCCACAACCCTACGCAGGGCATGCGCCAAGGCAACGATGTCGGCACGCAGTATCGAAGCGCGATCTACACGTTCAGTGATGCGCAGAAGAAGGCTGCCGAGGAATCGAAGGCGCTCTACCAGAAGGCACTTGCTGCAAAGCGGCTCGGTGCCATCACCACCGAGATCGCACCCGCCGGCGAATTCTATTTTGCCGAGGACTACCATCAGCAATATCTGGCGAAGAATCCCGCCGGCTATTGTGGTCTCGGCGGCACCGGCGTGTCCTGCCCGATCGGCGTCGGCGTGAGCGTGTAA
- the rpsT gene encoding 30S ribosomal protein S20, producing MANTTSAKKATRKIARRTAVNKSRRTQMRGVVRTVEEAIKTGDRAAAVKALANAEPALMRAAQRNIIHKNNASRKVSRLTAQIAKLAK from the coding sequence ATGGCCAATACCACTTCCGCCAAGAAAGCGACGCGCAAGATCGCCCGCCGCACCGCCGTCAACAAGTCGCGCCGCACCCAGATGCGTGGTGTCGTGCGCACCGTCGAGGAAGCCATCAAGACCGGCGATCGCGCCGCCGCCGTCAAGGCGCTGGCGAATGCCGAGCCGGCCCTGATGCGTGCCGCCCAGCGCAACATCATTCACAAGAACAACGCCAGCCGGAAAGTCTCGCGCCTCACCGCGCAGATCGCCAAGCTCGCCAAGTAA
- the dnaA gene encoding chromosomal replication initiator protein DnaA has protein sequence MTMEQDRWSRVKGRLRSTVGEDVYTSWFARMDLEGVQDESVRLSVPTRFLKSWIQAHYAERVLSCWQAEMPEVHRIDLTVRSAVRPVAQVKEAPALVEARRAPTPELRSTATAPVSANHDALGGSPLDPRLTFASFVVGRSNTLAHAAARQVAEGRRGDPVMFNPLYIHAGVGLGKTHLLQAVTWAGNSGNERKVLYLTAEKFMYGFVAALKTQTALAFKEALRGIDVLVIDDLQFLQGKSTQAEFCHTLNALIDAGRQVVIAADRPPSDLESLDDRVRSRLAGGLVVEMGSLGEELRHGILKSRVAAARAHHATFDVPEEVLLYLARTITHNGRDLEGAINRLLAHSKLNNQPVTLEMAEREVRDLVRPQEPKRIKIEDIQRVVARQYNVSRSDLLSSRRTANVVRPRQVAMYLAKTLTLRSLPEIGRRFGGRDHTTVLHAVRKIEALVSKDTALSEEVESLKRQLQE, from the coding sequence ATGACAATGGAACAGGATCGCTGGTCACGCGTGAAGGGTCGGCTGCGCTCGACCGTTGGCGAAGACGTTTACACGAGCTGGTTTGCACGCATGGACCTCGAAGGCGTGCAGGACGAGAGCGTGCGGCTCTCGGTGCCGACCCGCTTCCTGAAGAGCTGGATCCAGGCCCATTATGCCGAACGCGTGCTGTCGTGCTGGCAGGCCGAGATGCCGGAAGTGCATCGCATCGATCTCACGGTCCGCTCGGCGGTGCGTCCGGTCGCGCAGGTGAAGGAAGCGCCCGCCCTTGTCGAGGCGCGCCGCGCGCCGACGCCGGAATTGCGCTCGACCGCGACCGCGCCGGTCTCGGCCAATCACGACGCGCTCGGCGGCTCACCGCTCGACCCGCGACTGACCTTTGCGAGCTTCGTCGTCGGCCGCTCCAACACGCTGGCGCATGCGGCCGCGCGCCAGGTCGCCGAAGGACGTCGCGGCGACCCCGTCATGTTCAACCCGCTCTACATCCATGCCGGCGTCGGCCTCGGCAAGACGCACCTGCTCCAGGCGGTGACCTGGGCCGGCAATTCCGGCAACGAGCGCAAGGTGCTCTATCTCACGGCGGAGAAATTCATGTACGGCTTCGTCGCCGCGCTGAAGACGCAGACGGCGCTCGCCTTCAAGGAAGCGCTGCGCGGCATCGACGTGCTCGTGATCGACGACCTCCAGTTCCTGCAGGGCAAGTCGACCCAGGCCGAGTTCTGTCACACGCTGAACGCGCTGATCGACGCCGGCCGCCAGGTGGTGATCGCGGCGGACCGTCCGCCGTCCGACCTCGAGAGCCTGGACGACCGCGTCCGCTCGCGGCTCGCCGGCGGCCTCGTGGTCGAGATGGGCTCGCTCGGCGAGGAGCTGCGGCACGGCATTCTCAAGTCGCGCGTCGCCGCCGCCCGCGCCCATCACGCGACCTTCGACGTGCCGGAGGAGGTACTGCTATATCTGGCGCGCACCATCACCCATAACGGCCGCGACCTCGAAGGCGCGATCAACCGGCTGCTGGCGCATTCCAAGCTGAACAACCAGCCGGTGACACTGGAGATGGCCGAGCGCGAGGTTCGCGACCTGGTCCGGCCGCAGGAACCCAAGCGGATCAAGATCGAGGACATCCAGCGCGTGGTGGCGCGGCAGTATAATGTCAGCCGCTCCGACCTCCTGTCCTCGCGCCGCACCGCCAACGTGGTCCGCCCGCGCCAAGTGGCGATGTATCTCGCCAAGACCCTGACCCTGCGCTCGCTGCCGGAGATCGGCCGCCGCTTCGGCGGACGCGATCACACCACGGTGCTGCACGCCGTGCGCAAGATCGAGGCCCTGGTCTCCAAGGACACCGCGCTGTCCGAGGAAGTGGAGTCGCTGAAGCGCCAGCTTCAGGAATAA
- the dnaN gene encoding DNA polymerase III subunit beta has protein sequence MKVTVERAQLLKSLGHVHRVVERRNTIPILGNVLVRAESAKLSLKATDLDLEVTETLPAETATAGSTTVPAHMFYDIVRKLPDGSQIVLEADGDRAVLAIRAGRSRFTLQTLPENDFPDLAAGDMSHSFSLAAKDVKRLIDRTQFAISTEETRYYLNGIYLHAAGTAKAATLRGVATDGHRLAQLDLVQPKGAEGMPGVIVPRKTVGEVQRLIEDTEAEMTIELSQAKIRFTIGNVVLTSKLIDGTFPDYGRVIPQGNDKELVVDKKDFENAVDRVSTISSERGRAVKLSLSAGKLVLSVTNPDSGSATEELEVEYASDALDIGFNSRYLLDIAAQIEGDVATLRLADPGSPTLVQDKDDKSALYVLMPMRV, from the coding sequence ATGAAGGTTACGGTCGAACGCGCGCAACTCCTGAAATCGCTGGGCCATGTCCACCGCGTGGTCGAGCGCCGCAACACGATTCCGATCCTCGGCAACGTGCTGGTCCGCGCCGAGAGCGCGAAATTGTCGCTGAAGGCGACCGACCTCGACCTCGAAGTGACGGAGACGCTGCCGGCGGAAACCGCGACCGCGGGCTCCACCACCGTGCCGGCGCACATGTTCTACGACATCGTGCGCAAGCTGCCGGACGGGTCGCAGATCGTGCTGGAGGCCGACGGCGACCGCGCCGTGCTCGCGATCCGCGCCGGCCGCTCCCGCTTCACGCTGCAGACCCTGCCGGAGAATGATTTCCCGGACCTTGCGGCCGGCGACATGTCGCACTCGTTCTCGCTCGCGGCCAAGGACGTCAAGCGGCTGATCGACCGCACCCAGTTCGCGATCTCCACGGAAGAGACGCGGTATTACCTCAACGGCATCTATCTGCACGCCGCGGGCACGGCCAAGGCCGCGACCCTGCGCGGCGTCGCCACCGACGGCCACCGCCTCGCCCAGCTCGACCTGGTGCAGCCCAAGGGTGCCGAGGGCATGCCTGGCGTGATCGTGCCGCGCAAGACCGTCGGCGAGGTGCAGCGCCTGATCGAGGACACCGAGGCCGAGATGACGATCGAGCTGTCGCAGGCCAAGATCCGTTTCACCATCGGCAATGTGGTGCTGACCTCGAAGCTGATCGACGGCACCTTCCCGGACTATGGCCGGGTGATCCCGCAAGGAAACGACAAGGAGCTCGTGGTCGACAAGAAGGATTTTGAGAACGCGGTCGACCGCGTCTCCACCATCTCCAGCGAGCGCGGGCGGGCGGTCAAACTGTCGCTGTCGGCGGGCAAGCTGGTGCTGTCGGTGACCAATCCGGATTCCGGCAGCGCGACCGAGGAGCTCGAGGTCGAATACGCCTCCGACGCCCTCGATATCGGCTTCAACTCGCGCTACCTCCTCGACATCGCCGCCCAGATCGAAGGCGACGTCGCCACGCTCAGACTCGCCGACCCCGGCTCGCCGACCCTGGTGCAGGACAAGGACGACAAGAGCGCGCTGTACGTGCTGATGCCGATGCGGGTGTGA
- a CDS encoding endonuclease domain-containing protein: MPQEPSHRPLAKRLRQFAKNMRHEPTDAEAAMWRLLRDRRLSTFKFRRQVPFKNYILDFVCFEKHLVIEIDGSQHAESPRDATRDAAISAEGFSIAHYWNNDVLQQPASVLEDILAKLAGR, translated from the coding sequence GTGCCGCAGGAGCCGTCCCATCGGCCACTCGCCAAGCGTCTTCGCCAATTCGCGAAGAACATGCGACACGAACCGACGGATGCGGAAGCCGCAATGTGGCGCTTGCTGAGGGATCGTCGGCTCTCGACATTCAAGTTTCGCCGACAGGTGCCATTCAAGAACTACATTCTCGACTTTGTCTGTTTCGAGAAGCACCTTGTCATCGAAATTGACGGGAGTCAGCACGCGGAATCGCCACGCGATGCAACTCGGGATGCCGCAATTTCGGCGGAAGGTTTCTCGATCGCCCATTACTGGAACAACGACGTGCTGCAACAGCCCGCTTCTGTCTTGGAGGACATCCTTGCAAAGCTTGCCGGGCGGTAA